The following DNA comes from Cedecea neteri.
CGCACGGTGGAAATTTGTAAACGCGAGCAGTTTTATCAGCAGGAGTATTGCGGCTGCGCTTATTCTTTGCGGGATGCTAACGCTTATCGAGCATCGCAGGGTAAAGCGTTAATTAAGCCGGGTAAATTTACACTTCGATGAAAGAAAAGGTTAACAGGCCTGATAAGCCTGTTAACCTGCATACAAAAGATCAACAGTAAGACTGATGCCTGTAGCTTTTCTTCACATCTGTAGCCTCTAGTTTTTTAGGTACCAATAGCTGAGGCCGGAGGAATAAGGAAAGCACAGTATCAATATGGTTATCCGTATTCGAAGAAAATACGTATGATTGCCCATCTGGCGTCAAATTTTTAACTGAATCAATAATTCTCAAAGCCATCCCCTCCCTGAAATCGGCGTTGGTAAATATTGTTTCAGAAGCCTTAGCGGCCATATTTTCATTACGAAGAAAATTAACATCCTTAGAATCAAAGTATCGATAAAGCCTGCGTTCATTGGTCTGTCTAAAATCAAATTTCAATGTATCATTGATTGCAACATGCGAGCGTTTGAAATATTTATAATTTTCCACGCTCGCTGCATTTACGTCATACCGCTGATGCCCAAATCGACTAACTTGCTTCCCTTCTGCATTACCCACTTTTAGTGAAAAGAATGAAAAATCATCTGTACCGACAAAATTAATATCAGTATCAGTTGTGTTCCCCTGTTCGAAAATCATTCTTCTGTCAAGAAGGTTTCGTCTGGATCTAAAAACAGCCTTGCCATCATTAATTAAGTCAACATCTGAGTAATGAATCAAATTAAAATTTAATTTTTTAAAGCTCTCAACAAAGTCATATGATTCCTTAGTTAACGGATAATTCTTCCCCCTAAGATTTTCAATATTCCTATCACTGAGTGCTGAAACTGATTTAAAACTTGTAATTTCACCTTTCCAATGAGTTCCTTTACTCATTTGTTGATAACTTTTATTCACTCGTCTTTCCGTTCTTTTTTCTCTGAACCACTGAATAAACCTGCGCGTGAACAGGCCGGAATCATCAGTGCTATTAACAGGATTATTCCTGCACATCCGGAACAGGTTCAACCCGTCCACCGTACCAGCCGGGTCTGCACTCAGCCAGCGGCCCGCCCATGGCTGGTAATACCGGTAGCCGTAGTAATACAGCCCCGTCGCATCCCGCTCTTTGCCCGAGTAGCGTGCCGTTTTGTAGTTTGCTTCCGTCTGGCTTCGCGCCGCCCATACCGCCGTGCCGCCGTACGGGTAGTACTCTTCCTGGCTGATAACGTTGCCGCTGCCGTCCAGCTCCAGCTGGCTGCCGCCCGTCAGGTTGTCGTAACTGTAGCGCAGTCCGTCATTGCCGATGTCCGCCGGTTTGCCTGCCGCCCAGTGCAGCACCCGCACCTGCGCCCGGCCCGCTTCACCTACCGTGATGACCTGCAGGCTCTCCGTTTCCGAGCTGCCGGTTTTTGTGGTCCGTAGCTCCAGCCCAGGCAGGTAGAGCGCCCGCTGCGTCTGCGTGCTGTTCCCCGTTTGCTGCGTGCTCACCTTCAGGATTCTCTGGCTGCCGCCGTCGTAGCGGTAGCTTTCGCTGTCGTTCACGCCACCGTCACGCGCTACCGGGCTGACTTTCAGCAGCTCGTTGCGCAGCGTCCAGGTAAGATTTTGCCCCGGCTGTAGCTGCTTTTGCTGCCCGCCCGGCGTGAACAGCCCGTCCACATCCGACGGATTTTTTGCCAGCGTGCTCAGCACGCCCCGGTTGCTGCGGTCGCTTATCGTGATATCCGTGGTGTAGCGGTGGTTGGTGGCCGCCGCGTTGTGGCGAATCTGCGTCAGGTTGCCGCCGTTATCGTAGGCGTAAGTGCGGGTGTAGCTGGTGAAGGCTGCACTGTCTGTGGGAAGAGGAACGGTGGCGGAAGGTAACTGACTGCTCTGCTGCCCGGCACTGGCCATTTCACGCCCGGTGGCGCTGACCAGCTGGTACAGGCTGTCGTAGCTGTACGTGTTCTCCGGCACCACTTTCTGATTCCGCCAGAAGCGAGTCTCTTCCGCGTCGTTGCGGATTGTCAGCACGTTACCCACCGGGTCGTACTCGTAGCGAATATCCTGCAGGACCTTCGCACCAGACACATGCCCGGCCGGACGTTCGGTTTTTATCCCCGTCAGGCGCTGTGTCTCAGGTTCATACGCGTAGGTCGTCACCACGCCGTTGCCGTGCTCTTCCCGCAGCTTCTGCCCGGCGGCAGACCAGGTCAGGGCTTTCACGATGGCCTGCTCTTTGCCGCCTTTCAGCGTCAGCCAGCTCCCGGACAGCAGGCCCGCCACGTCATACGTCACGCGCTGTACGTTGCCTTTTGCATCCGTGATGGTCAGGGGGGTTCCCGTCGAATCCGCCGTATTCTGCGTGGTCAGCGTCTCTGCCGCCAGCAGGTCGTTCCAGGCGGAGGCATCCTGGCCCTGCCAGTCGGCCACGACAGCCGGGTTGTCGGCGTCCTTCAGCAGGCGGCGGGTGACGGACAGCGGCGCGCCGGTCAGGGCTATCGCGTCAGTCTGCTCCAGCCCCGCCGGGTCGTAGTGGCTGATGCAGGCCCCGGCGAGGTTCCGGGCCTTTTCTGCCGCGCTGTTGCCCGCATAGACGAAGCGCTCAGTCACGCGGGCTGCGCCTCCGGCGGTACTTTCGGTCACGCTCAGCGGTCTGCCGGGGAGCGTCGCCGCTTCATACTGCCAGCGGCGGATCACAGCCTGACTTTTGTCTCCGGCAGCGTCGATATTATCGCCCCCCACCACTGGCCGCCCGGCGACGTCGTTCAGGGTCACGGTGGTGCCGTTGTCCACGCCCTGGGCGCGCAGCACGTTGCCGGCCAGATCAGTGATGTACGTGAAGTTTGCCAGCCCGGCCTTGTCGAGACGCGGATCGGCGCTGCGGGTCAGAAACCCGCCTGGATTATACCGCTGCCGGGTGATGCGTTCGTCGGTGGTGGTTGGGGTGTCAGGATGGCGGTGATATTCGATATTGCGGATGCTCAGGCCACGGTTGTCGAGAACCGTGACCGAAGGGGTTTTGCTAAACAGTGATTGATTCATTATATTCTCCGAAAAAACAGGTCCTGGATTGCCTTAAACCATGCAGGTTTTAGTCTTTCTGTCATTTTCAGCAAAACTGAACCTGCTTCTTCCAGGCTATATTTTATTAATTACTCATCCAGGTATGTGCGTTTCCAGCCGTAACTTTCATTCTTAACGGGAACGATGTTCTTTCAAAGGTCCTGACTTCATTTTCGATCTTATCTATTTTTGAATCATCGATCTCGCCATTATTAAGTTTTAATTTGTTATTATAATAACTTTTTAACTTACCTTTATTTGCATTGATGACTTTGGTAAACAAAATATTACCGCTACTTTCAAGCACCTCATTAGTTGTCACATCGGCCCCTTTCACCAGGCGATTATAGTACCCTCCAGGTTTCTTTGAATAACCTGCACTTGCCGTATCTAATACTTTGGCAAGGACTTTTGATCCTGGCTGCACGGCAAAATGTGATAATGAGTAACCATAACTTAGCTGACTCTCATCTGATGTGGGCATTCTGTAAAGTCCACTCAACCCAATGCCTTCACTGGAAAGGTGAATATCCCCAAAGGAACTCTCTACCGTATCATCATGGTCCAGATAAACACCGCCGCGCTCTTTGAGCCAATAATATCTTAAAATATCAGCACCGGCTGCGGCATATCCCGAACTAACAGCATCATGGTATTGCTTATAATTTTTACTATCCGTGAGTCTTTTTCCTTCCTCTGTTTCCATGATATCAAGTAGCTTAATATTCCCTAATGTACCCTGCTGTAATACTCCTGCCCAAGGTTCACCGTCCCAGAACGTACTATCAGTTAATATGGTTGTCGTGTAATCAGGGTTTTTATTAGCGTTTCTTTTTAGTCTTTCAATATCTGCATCTTTTAATGCATTAGGCCCAATCCATATATGCCAGATATTTTTAGGTACTGGCCTTGCAGGCGCGCACCCATCACTGTCTTTGAAGGTTACAGGGCTATTCCTGCACATTCTGAACAAATTCAGGCCATCAATCGTGCCTGCCGGGTCCGCGCTCAGCCAGCGGCCCGCCCATGGCTGGTAATACCGGTAGCCGTAGTAATACAGCCCCGTCGCATCCCGCTCTTTGCCCGAGTAGCGCACCGTTTTGTAGTTTGCTTCCGTCTGGCTTCGCGCCGCCCATACCGCCGTGCCGCCGTACGGGTAATACTCTTCCTGGCTGATAACGTTGCCGCTGCCGTCCAGCTCCAGCTGGCTGCCGCCGGTCAGGTTGTCGTAGCTGTAGCGCAGTCCGTCATTGCCGATGTCCGCCGGTTTGCCTGCCGCCCAGTGCAGCACGCGCACCTGCGCCCGGCCTGCGTCACCCACGGTAATCACCTGCAGGCTTTCCGTCTCCGAGCTGCCGGTTTTTGTGGTCCGTAGCTCCAGCCCAGGCAGGTAGAGCGCCCGCTGCGTCTGCGTGCTGTTCCCCGTTTGCTGCGTGCTCACCTTCAGCACGCGCTGGCTGCCACTGGCATAGCGGTAGCTTTCGCTGTCGCTCGCCTTACCCTCCCGCTGCACCGGGCTGACTTGCTGCAGTTCGTTGCGTGGCGTCCAGGTAAGATTTTGCCCCGGCTGTAGCTGTTTCTGTTGCCCGCCTGCCGTGAACAACGCTTCCACCTCCGACGAACTACTTGCCAGCGTTCTCAGCAGGCCCCGGTTGCTGCTGTTGCTTATCGTTATATCAGTGGTGTAGCCGCTGCCGGTCGCCGGGGTATGCCGTATTCGGGTCAGATTGCCGCTTTGATCATAGGTGTAGGTACGGGTGTAATTTGTCATTGCGGCGTTGTCGGTGGGCACCGGAATGGCCGGAGAAGGCAGGCTGCTGGTCTGCTGGCCTGCCCCGGCCATTTCACGCCCGGTAGCACTGACCAGCTGGTACAGGCTGTCGTAAACGTAGGTATTCTCCGGCACCACTTTCTGATTCCGCCAGAAGCGCGTCTCTTCCGCGTCGTTGCGGATTGTCAGCACGTTGCCCACCGGGTCGTACTCGTAGCGCAGGTCCTGCAGGACTTTCGCGCCCGAGGCGTGTCCCGCCGGACGTTCGGTTTTTATCCCCGCCAGGCGCTGTGTCTCAGGTTCATAGGCGTAGGTCGTCACCACGCCGTTGCCGTGCTCTTCCCGCAGCTTCTGCCCGGCGGCAGACCAGGTCAGGGCTTTCACGATGGCCTGCTCTTTGCCGCCTTTCAGCGTCAGCCAGCTCCCGGAGAGCAGGCCCGCCACGTCATACGCCACGCGCTGTACGTTACCTCTGGCATCCGTGGTGGTGAGAACGGTTCCGGTGGCATCACTGATGCTCAGCGTGGTCAGCGTCTCTGCGCCCAGCAGGTCGTTCCAGGCGGAGGCGTCGTTGCCCTGCCAGTCGGCCACCACAGCCGGGTTATCAGCGTCCTTCAGCAGGCGGCGGGTGACGGACAGCGGCGTGCCGGTCAGGGCTATCGCGTCAGTCTGCTCCAGCCCCGCCGGGTCGTAGTGGCTGACGCAGGCTCCGGCGAGGTTCCGGGCCTTTTCTGCCGCGCTGTTGCCCGCATAGACGAAGCGCTCAGTCACGCGGGCTGCGCCTCCGGTGGGACTGTCGGTCACGCTCAGCGGTCTGCCGGGCAGCGTCGCCGCCTCATAGACCCAGCGCCGGGTGATAGCCTCACTCATATCACTCGGGGCCCGGGCATTGGTGATGGACAGAACAGGACGTCCGGCGGCATCACTGAGGTTAAGGGTCAGCCCGGCGTCGAGGCTGGAAACGCGCAGGGCGTTTCCGGTCAGGTCGCTCAGGTACTCGAAGTTTGCCATTCTAGCGGCCTGGAAACGTGGGTCAGAGGCCCGGGTCAGGGATCCCCGGTGATTATATCGCTGGCAACTCAGGCGTTCGTCGGTGGTGGCTGGCGTGTCAGGATGGCGGTGATATTCGATATTGCGGATGCTCAGGCCCCGGTTGTCGAGAACCGTGACCGAAGGGGTGTGGCTGAACAGAGTGAAGCCCATTCCGCTCTCCTTTGTTATCAATCGTTATTTTCCCCTGTATCTCAGAAGTGAGATCCAGGGGGAAGGATGGCTAAATACTCGGATTATCAACGTGGCTACGAGGCGGTGTCGTTCTCGTCCTCAGCAACCGTAAACCACGGCGTAAACAGAGTTCGCCTGAAGTCTCCTTTGGCGGTTTTAACCTGATATTCCCGGCCTATTGCATCGAAGTAGTGAGTGTCGGCATACAGATCGTGTCGGGCACTGTCGTCGCTGATATAGAGCCAGCTGTTTAAGAAAAATGGCTGGTAGCGGCGAATTAACTGCCCTTTCCCGTCGTACTCGCCCCGCCCGGAAACCGCCCAACGGGTATTTGTGTTGGCAACAGCGGGTTTTCCATCGCTCCCGGTCACAAGACTGCCATCGCTCTTGCGTTGCCAGGCCTCACCGGGTTCGAATCGAATGGCGGTCTGCAGCTCACGGCCAAAACCATCGCTGAACGCGATCGTCTGCCGCCGCTGTTGCTGCTTATCGGTATCGTAGCGATCCGTGGTGATAGTCAACGTGTGAGGCGGCATCCTTGAGGATTTACCCTCCATCCAGCTGTTGTCGCAATAAACCAGACACTGCGCCACGGGAATTGCCGTCGTAATAGCCAGCGCCTCTTCTACCGTTGCCGGGATGGTGAAAGGCACCTTTTCTGCAGAAGGCTGTGTATATCCCCGCGCCACGCCGTTTTCAGTTCCCCAGAAACGCGAGCTAATCAGCCGTCCCCACGCGTCCAGGGTGACTAATTGATGGTTATCGTTAGGATCGGTGAGGTGATTGGGCGTCAGGAAACGATAGTCATAATCCGCATGGGTTTTGGCTCCTGCGGCATCCTGGATATCCGTCACCGCACAGTAATGAGTATCCCAGGTGATGGAGGTTTTTCCTGTCAGCCTGGTGTCCCGCTGCTTAAGAGGACGATAGAACTGGCTGGCAGAGCCATAATCCGTAAACCCTTTGAGGGCACACATCACCGTTGATTCAGAAGTTAACTGTAGAGGCGGTACAACGGTAACATATCCAGCCAGATTCAGCTGTAAGGCCAGCTCAGTTTTCGTCATGATGCCATCGAATACGGCCAGTTCAGTGTTACTCAATATGGCCTGTTCCGTGAGGTCAAGCAGCAGGGGCCAGCTCGGTTTGGTATTCTCACCTTTCCAGTAGAACTGCTGATGCCCAAGGTACTGAGCGCTGCCTGTGAGTAATCCCCCTGTTATCAGCGACTCCAGCGTGATGCCGCCTGAAGGGACTTTTTCTGCGCTGTGTTCCCATGAGTCATCACGCACAACCAGCGGGATACCCGGCAGGAAGTGAGCTTCATCCTGCGTCCAGTTATACCAGGTTTGGCGCTGGCGGGTTAAACGCAGGACCTGCTGTTGCTCGTCGTAGCTGCTGGCAAACAGCGTGTCCGGCAGAGTAGTCGGATAGGGAGAAGTGGCCGGTTTGGTCCTGCGGGGATAGGCCACGCTTACGCTGTCAACGGCGTTACCCCATTCATCGCTCGCCAGGGTAATTGTCTGGTGGCGCTGCGGATCGCTGGCGACGCGCTCATAGCTGTAGTCCCGGCTTTCCAGCGTGCTGGCCCAGGCCCCCCCTCCGACCATGTTGCTTAACTGGCGAACCTGAACGCGGTATTCACTCACGGCGTAAGGCACGGCCGCCGCCGCAGTACCATCTTCCCCGTACACTTCTGTTCGCAGCAGATGCCCTTTCATGGCACGGTACATTTCATCCTGGTTTTCATCGGTCAGCGCCACGTCCACATCTTTCAGCTGCTTAGCATCATATTGGCTAAAGCGAGGTATAAAATGCGGCCAGGCCTGAGAATCACCGGACCAAAATTCAGCGGGCAGTGACTCATCAACGGCACGCACGCCGGTGGAGAACCAGCTCACCTGCCGGGAAGGAACGGCAATATTATCTGAGCCCGTGGCCTGCGCCAGCGTGTCGGTATCTTTGACAGAAACGCGGGCAAAGCCTCTGAACTCGCGCTCTTTGCCATCCCATACGCCGCGCGCATAAGTCTGAACGGAAGAGAGTTTGTTTCCCGTTATCTCGTCGAGCACTTCCCGACGCCTGACAAGCTGCATTGCAAAAGGCAGGTGGCAGGCAAGCTCTTTCCCTACATCCCTGGCCTGCTGTTTTTCATCCAGCCAAAACTGCGCCGAACTGCGGTATTTGAGCGTTGTTTTTGTTCCCCGGTGGTTATCGATG
Coding sequences within:
- a CDS encoding RHS repeat domain-containing protein, translating into MNQSLFSKTPSVTVLDNRGLSIRNIEYHRHPDTPTTTDERITRQRYNPGGFLTRSADPRLDKAGLANFTYITDLAGNVLRAQGVDNGTTVTLNDVAGRPVVGGDNIDAAGDKSQAVIRRWQYEAATLPGRPLSVTESTAGGAARVTERFVYAGNSAAEKARNLAGACISHYDPAGLEQTDAIALTGAPLSVTRRLLKDADNPAVVADWQGQDASAWNDLLAAETLTTQNTADSTGTPLTITDAKGNVQRVTYDVAGLLSGSWLTLKGGKEQAIVKALTWSAAGQKLREEHGNGVVTTYAYEPETQRLTGIKTERPAGHVSGAKVLQDIRYEYDPVGNVLTIRNDAEETRFWRNQKVVPENTYSYDSLYQLVSATGREMASAGQQSSQLPSATVPLPTDSAAFTSYTRTYAYDNGGNLTQIRHNAAATNHRYTTDITISDRSNRGVLSTLAKNPSDVDGLFTPGGQQKQLQPGQNLTWTLRNELLKVSPVARDGGVNDSESYRYDGGSQRILKVSTQQTGNSTQTQRALYLPGLELRTTKTGSSETESLQVITVGEAGRAQVRVLHWAAGKPADIGNDGLRYSYDNLTGGSQLELDGSGNVISQEEYYPYGGTAVWAARSQTEANYKTARYSGKERDATGLYYYGYRYYQPWAGRWLSADPAGTVDGLNLFRMCRNNPVNSTDDSGLFTRRFIQWFREKRTERRVNKSYQQMSKGTHWKGEITSFKSVSALSDRNIENLRGKNYPLTKESYDFVESFKKLNFNLIHYSDVDLINDGKAVFRSRRNLLDRRMIFEQGNTTDTDINFVGTDDFSFFSLKVGNAEGKQVSRFGHQRYDVNAASVENYKYFKRSHVAINDTLKFDFRQTNERRLYRYFDSKDVNFLRNENMAAKASETIFTNADFREGMALRIIDSVKNLTPDGQSYVFSSNTDNHIDTVLSLFLRPQLLVPKKLEATDVKKSYRHQSYC
- a CDS encoding RHS repeat-associated core domain-containing protein, which translates into the protein MGFTLFSHTPSVTVLDNRGLSIRNIEYHRHPDTPATTDERLSCQRYNHRGSLTRASDPRFQAARMANFEYLSDLTGNALRVSSLDAGLTLNLSDAAGRPVLSITNARAPSDMSEAITRRWVYEAATLPGRPLSVTDSPTGGAARVTERFVYAGNSAAEKARNLAGACVSHYDPAGLEQTDAIALTGTPLSVTRRLLKDADNPAVVADWQGNDASAWNDLLGAETLTTLSISDATGTVLTTTDARGNVQRVAYDVAGLLSGSWLTLKGGKEQAIVKALTWSAAGQKLREEHGNGVVTTYAYEPETQRLAGIKTERPAGHASGAKVLQDLRYEYDPVGNVLTIRNDAEETRFWRNQKVVPENTYVYDSLYQLVSATGREMAGAGQQTSSLPSPAIPVPTDNAAMTNYTRTYTYDQSGNLTRIRHTPATGSGYTTDITISNSSNRGLLRTLASSSSEVEALFTAGGQQKQLQPGQNLTWTPRNELQQVSPVQREGKASDSESYRYASGSQRVLKVSTQQTGNSTQTQRALYLPGLELRTTKTGSSETESLQVITVGDAGRAQVRVLHWAAGKPADIGNDGLRYSYDNLTGGSQLELDGSGNVISQEEYYPYGGTAVWAARSQTEANYKTVRYSGKERDATGLYYYGYRYYQPWAGRWLSADPAGTIDGLNLFRMCRNSPVTFKDSDGCAPARPVPKNIWHIWIGPNALKDADIERLKRNANKNPDYTTTILTDSTFWDGEPWAGVLQQGTLGNIKLLDIMETEEGKRLTDSKNYKQYHDAVSSGYAAAGADILRYYWLKERGGVYLDHDDTVESSFGDIHLSSEGIGLSGLYRMPTSDESQLSYGYSLSHFAVQPGSKVLAKVLDTASAGYSKKPGGYYNRLVKGADVTTNEVLESSGNILFTKVINANKGKLKSYYNNKLKLNNGEIDDSKIDKIENEVRTFERTSFPLRMKVTAGNAHTWMSN
- a CDS encoding SpvB/TcaC N-terminal domain-containing protein — translated: MQNEKTLTVLPPSLPKGGGSMQGMGETLTMGGPMGASTLTIPFPVTSGRGYAPQLALSYSSLSGAGLFGRGWQAQISSIRLRTSHGVPRYAKEDTFLSPDGEILRIALNAQGKEDIRVTRSLQGVTLPASWRVTRYQPRIVQDFSRFEYWQPDTGNTDLPFWVVFSPTGEVSIWGKTDLARIANPTDKSQIAEWCLEESVTPTGEHIAYQYRAENDAQCDADEKTQHPLSSAQRYLAQINYGNIKPQASLFALDKTPPAENQWLFHLVLDYGERGVTLNQPPAYAASQPDGWLLRSDIFSRFDYGFEVRTRRLCRQVLMFHRLEALAGRTVANEKPALIARQLYTYALNADAATLSSIQAVAYDEAGAVQTMPPLSFTYQPAEEGGWSGWQKMDVLQKYNLLQPYQFVDLYGEGIPGILYQDAPGAWWYRAPQRGPGESITYDALTPLPAMPSLQDAGMLIDINGDGKLDWLVTSAGVNGFHSLSSDGQWSPFVPVSALPVEYFHPQAQLADLSGAGLPDLAMIGPNSVRLYANQRTGWQAAENVAQKDGIRLPLAGNNERALVAFADILGSGQQHLVEITSSGVRCWPNLGHGKFGSPITLPGFSVPDAEFNPEQVWLADTDGSGAMDIIYAHRTSLSLYINESGNRFTFPQTVSLPDKVTFDRTCQLHIADTQGLGAPSIILTVPHMSPVHWHLELEGNTPLLLQSIDNHRGTKTTLKYRSSAQFWLDEKQQARDVGKELACHLPFAMQLVRRREVLDEITGNKLSSVQTYARGVWDGKEREFRGFARVSVKDTDTLAQATGSDNIAVPSRQVSWFSTGVRAVDESLPAEFWSGDSQAWPHFIPRFSQYDAKQLKDVDVALTDENQDEMYRAMKGHLLRTEVYGEDGTAAAAVPYAVSEYRVQVRQLSNMVGGGAWASTLESRDYSYERVASDPQRHQTITLASDEWGNAVDSVSVAYPRRTKPATSPYPTTLPDTLFASSYDEQQQVLRLTRQRQTWYNWTQDEAHFLPGIPLVVRDDSWEHSAEKVPSGGITLESLITGGLLTGSAQYLGHQQFYWKGENTKPSWPLLLDLTEQAILSNTELAVFDGIMTKTELALQLNLAGYVTVVPPLQLTSESTVMCALKGFTDYGSASQFYRPLKQRDTRLTGKTSITWDTHYCAVTDIQDAAGAKTHADYDYRFLTPNHLTDPNDNHQLVTLDAWGRLISSRFWGTENGVARGYTQPSAEKVPFTIPATVEEALAITTAIPVAQCLVYCDNSWMEGKSSRMPPHTLTITTDRYDTDKQQQRRQTIAFSDGFGRELQTAIRFEPGEAWQRKSDGSLVTGSDGKPAVANTNTRWAVSGRGEYDGKGQLIRRYQPFFLNSWLYISDDSARHDLYADTHYFDAIGREYQVKTAKGDFRRTLFTPWFTVAEDENDTAS